The Anticarsia gemmatalis isolate Benzon Research Colony breed Stoneville strain chromosome 1, ilAntGemm2 primary, whole genome shotgun sequence sequence CCTAAAAGTTGCAAACGCATTATAAAACGCGAACACAAACGCACTGTTGGGcgtacataattaatttatccaTTGACAACTTAAACACAAACACTTTCTTTAGTAGCTAAGATTTTCGTTCGGTAAAGCTAACATACTGTATTATATAGCTGTAAAGCTATTTATCTTCCAAAGAAAGTGGTAGAAACTTACCAAAAGAAGTATCATGTGACACATCATTCGAATCGTTCGTCTGATCATGGTTCGCGTCCCCATTCAACTGCGCATTATCAACGCTTTTACTCTGACTAGTCAACACTGCGCTCTCCACTGGTAAAGCTCCCAAAGGATCCACTAACTGTCCCTTTTGTTCCTCCTCTTTAGCGGCCTCTTCGCAATCCCTCAAGAACGGGTTAATACGATTTCTAGAGCCAGGCGTAAGTACTGGGGTTTTCGCTTTCTCATACAACGATTCATCTAACTCTTGTTTGGACTCCACGATGTCGGCTTTCAAATCGTTGATGTCGTTCCTCAGTTCTGTGATCTCGTTCCTGAGGCCGAGCATCGAGTTCTTTGTTCGACTGATGTGTGTGTAGTCCATTGTTTTGTCGAAGTCTGGTGTTTCATCCACCGACATGCTCCGGATTGATAGTGTGTCGTCATTCGTTAGGTTCGTTGATGAAACTGCTTGGGATCCTGGAAATAAGTAATGCAAATATGAGAATAgagcattatttattattaatctgtatattttaatgttaaagtgTCACTCACCATATCCGCTAGAGGATATCGATGGCGAGTTCTTGTTAGGTACACGTTCGCACGCGAGCTCGTGCAGTGAATCTAACGTCTTCGATGTAGGCAGGAACCCACGGGATGTGGCGCGGCTACGCGTACGctaaaacacaaacaattatgaatattattttatcaatttaaagtCGCCTCTTAAACTGGCAGTCAATATTTTACGGTGTAACGCCCGTTATTCTTTTAGGTATGTCGAAGAAAACACTAACAGAATCACAAAGAGAATTTTTTAGTTATGTATGAGACGAACCCTgcaaaataactaaattttttTTCGAACGAAGAAATTCGGacctattatatttaaatattgttgagtTTTGTGCTTACTTGTGACCGAGGCGTAGTGAGTTCATCAATAGGAGCGGACTCCGGTTCAGAATGCGAGTCCTCATCGTTACGTCGTCCCGGCTCCTCGTGCAACGTCGTCATACGCAAACCCAACTTGCCACTGGCTGGAGACGCTGTAACATTAACATACTATCAATACTATGATATAACTATATAGGAATAGATGCCATTATTCCTTGTCGAAAATGTTCTAGCAATTCACGAATGGGTAACTTAAAATGTCCTCGTAGTTTGTCAAACGGTTTCTTTTCACGAACGCATACGCAATAGGTTACGTATGCGTCCGTaaacacaaaaaattaaaaacttaaaacttcgaacatttgcttttcttttttaaaacctTTCATATCAATGTGTCTTTGTGAATTGCcagaattaaaatcaaaataaagtatGGAGCAGAAGATTCGTGTACAGCATTGCCCACTCGAAACCAGAAACGTGAGTGTGACGTCATTCGATAAAGGCCTTTTTGTAGAAGTGTGCGTTAAGCTTAAATTCTCTTCGCAAATATAAActatgcaatcttcaattagattttttttctgacttcttggacataaatcgctataactcagctaatatagtttcaatgtatttcaattatatataaaaacctgtcggagaaaatactctttctattagtgaaaaccgcatcaaaatccgttgcgtagttttaaagttttatgcatacgaagggactacagacaaaatgggcgactttgttttatactatgtagtgatgcaATTTTTGTGAGGTATCGCTTTGACACCATagttattcttatttattttgtagacgtaagtaaattaagtttaaaaatatcagAGGCGTCATTATTGGCCCCGTTTTCATATTATATctagaatattaaataatattttattcttattaagATAAGCCATCTAATACTTAAAGTATTTTCTCTTAAACTTTgttatgttttacattttgtttcttaCAATTTTTCTAAACAGCATCAAAGAATTTAACAGCCGTGCAATCCCCCAATATTTCAAACAGTGCTGTGCCTACCTTAActctataaataacaaaaatcatcaTGAAAATgagttttaacaaaacaattttgtttaaatgaaCGCCAATACATGCTTGAGAATTGTACAATGATCGTCATGCCAATGTTCTCACTAACTAGCTCACTATGAAATGtagcaaataaaaatttaaactaaTGTTTACACTTGACGATGCCTAAGTTTTGTTTCAGTGTAAATTAATAtatgagataaataaatgtttactaaTTAGCAAATGAGAATGTAACTAAAAATGTTTGTAGATCAACATAAAAACCTTATGTGGAGTGTATTCTTACTGATTCTCCGTcgattaaaaaagtattatcgccttatattattttctaagggAACGTTGACACTCTTTTAATGAAATTACGCCCATAATTATTGACAAAGAAAATTCCAGAACAGTGAAGCATGTTCGatactacttataataaaactagtgtcttgtctttcttccaactatgtttgTGTCGTCTGTTGTCAGACCTTCCAGCTTCTGACTGGTGGTATCGACtgtaaaatatctttgaaaatcaCAACcggtacccacaatttaactcggtgtgtataatatggtcacctatccacagaccaacctcggcaagtatAGCTTGACCTAAGAGATCGTACGCGCGgttgttgttacttagccacgggCTCCTCTTAATGTTCGAcactacttataataaaaccGATCTAATAAGCGTTTGTTAAAAATTCTCACATATCAAAATACACTGAAAAATACAATGagcattagaaataatatacaaaaacatGGTAAAGAAAAccgtcaataaaaataaagcgaAACTACGAACAAAGTGATTCTACGACTGAATAACTTGACGTACACTTGTTCGGCGTCTGCAGTCTCAGTGAGTTCAGGTTCAAATTCAAGTTTAGGAACGTAGGCCGGGCTGCAATGAAAATATACACGTCTTCGTCAATACACACGcacattattacaatataacatCAACACCATCTACTGTAGCCCTATTATTACCCTAAATTATAACTAATACGAAATACAAACATAGACTTAGTTTAAGGAAATATTTACAGAATAGATTTTCATAGTAGAAATATTACATATTGATAACGTATACTCGATACAAGTATCAATAAGCTTAGGTCCATCTCTAAATATTCTTAGGCACCTAACTAAACACATATAacacaatatttcaaatattctacAACACTTTTCTATAATATCTATTCATTAGGATACAAACACACTTATTATTACTACTGTACTGATTGTGGAACATCAAATAGTCACTTACATAGTGTAATACATTCCTAATCAAAAGGTACATCATAAGTACTTTACATGATCTTCTAGTACATGCTTGTTACATAAATCTATCCACTTGAGTACTCCTTCCAATATCTGTCTACTTCACATGCATTTTGTCTCctaacacacacacaaaccTACATCCAATGTCATTAGACTATCACTACTTTACATAACTACTGATACAAAGATAGGACTGCCTTTCAAGTTTTTACGCATCGCACAATTGATCCAATGTACAATATAATGTTTGGCTGCTTTTATTCAACCCTAACATTTATaagcaatattatattatgtctaAACTGAAAGCGCCGTTCGTCTTTCGAATCCACAGCAAATAGATCAACGTAGAGGAAGAGGGAAGGAGAGGAAAGATTCACAGGTCATGCTCGGTCCATGCAAATGAAAGAGACACGCAAACAAACAGACAGTAAACACAACGACAGAAGCTTGATGCTCGAAGCTTGCTTTCTCTAGTAGCCAATACAGGGTCTAATTTTATCAAGATGAACTCAGCGTCGTATATTGTTTTCACTCGACTTCGATATGCCAATAGTATCAGATGATTCTTTACAGCCAATCAATGGgtaacatacaaaaacaaaaatttctTATGAGTAACAATGATCACAACACatctatttagtttttaatcGTTCGGTTGCATTCGTCTAATAATTTCGCAATACAGTTGCCATTCCGATTCAATACCATATTGTTTTCACTGTTTACCTGATAGGAACGAGCCTGAAGGTAGCGAGGGATTGAGATACAGAAAATACAACGTTAGTTTCAAAGTTTGGGAATCGTTTTGTGGTCCTAGTCAGCCTTGTTCTTTAAGATTTGTCGTAATGGAGTCCAATCTGAACGAATATATAAGAATTTCACAACAACATTTGTGGTCACAAGCAGTTAGGTATTGGACTTCATTGATACTAAAAATCTCGAAAGAAAAGGATGGTATACAGACAGATAGAAGTAATAGTTTAGTGAACTTAAAACAATTCACATCAAAGAACATGACAGTGAAGTAAGAAGAAGTAAAGGGGTTGAAGAGAGAAGGGGGAGTATTCTGAGCCATAGCGTCGCCACAAAGcaattggaaaataaaataatgtaacagtGAGATCATGAAGAGTGGATGTTTCAAGTACTGTCGTGACAAATTCTGTGAGGATGAATCGCCTGAATATCTCTCGATTTCTCACCTATGTTATGTACGATAAGTTTTAAGTACAATACTATACTAGATTGACTATCGTGCATCGATATTTGTACATACTAATTCAAATTTATGTTACCTATTCTACTGAAATGCACTAAATATCGTTTGTCTAACAATACGATTCACAATTTGTAAGCTCTTATGAGTTAGATGCGCTATTCGTATGCACAAGTGCAATTACTGCAAATAACTCGTTTTAAtcgttaaattaatataaatattataggcATGACAATGTATGAGTGGTAGAGAATGAATGTATCGGAAATAGGAGTGTGTATCTtgtactgtaaaaaatatattttagtcaaCAACATGATGACATTAGAACATTATagaattgtttgttatttagttGTAACTTACCGAGTCCGAATGGTTTAGTGGGCGTAGGCATGTCGGGGTCATTGTGAGCGGGCGCGGCGTATGAGTGGCGGTGCACAGCGCGAGAGCGCGGTGTCTCGTCGGCTAAGTCCGCCACACTGCCGGATCTACCCGAAGCCAGTCCGGCCAGACACTCGTATGACGAGTCCAGGCGCATAATCTGTATAGATAACGTAGTCAATAGAATGAAGTACTTTATAgtagattaatataatatagggGAAAAATTGAAGGCAAGTACGTCACACAATGTTGTTCACGTGCTGCATTTTCGTTTTCACATAAAGCTCATAATCATTATTCTCACAATCACATGACATCGaaagctttatttttacaattacaaacaaaaaagaagttaaaaagatattaagtatttaaatatgtaatttattgatGGGCATGATGACGGCCGGAGATATTTTTTTGGATCTACAACATATTTTTGCTAAACTACAATTCTACAAAAATGCGTGGTAGTGCTGAATGTGAATTGAATATCTGTGGGAAGAAGACcgcaaaataaattaacattaaactaataaattaaaacaattttatgttcTAAACAAAATTGATGACGAGAAAATACTCCCGTTTACAAGCACGTTAGAATGGCAAACGAgcctaaattttgtttgatcGAATTTAGTCTGTATTTTGAAAGACATAGAGTCGACTTTTGTTTTGCAAACAggagtatttaataaaaataaaatataaacatagaaTGCTATTGTTTGCGTATCGTTGCAGCCATGCTAGACTCACGTTGTTCCCGTTCTTGGCGGCGTTCTCGAGCGCCTGCGACAGCTGTCGGTGCGTAGCGACAACACACATGTTAGCAAGCGTACACACCTAGCTTCACTATATACTATGCAGGATTCATTACTTTTGATTTGCCAAAAAGGAAACCGACAAAGCCttctttttaatattgaatttaatttgtgtGTACGTATACGTGCAATTTGCACGTATACGCGTAATGATCACGTCTCTGAATGAGGACTCAATTGAGGTAACAAAGCATTTAAGTTTATTATGGTTTACGTCACGATTCGCACCGTCTAAACTAGCCGTTGGAAAAGTTATTCCtagttcaatttaaaaatttacgAGTAAAAATCCtgcatagaaaatgtttttaatttttatacgtCTAATTcgttatgtttatttacaagGTGTCTCAAAATGACATATTCGTGGTCCGACATGGATTCTAGCGTTATTTCTTAGTGTCGTTAGCATTTGTTCAGCTTGGAAGCTTACAACATCGATAGTACAGATAAACTTACAGATGGAGGATATGGCGCCtgcaaattttattataatatacactaACATGTTTTAAATGAATCTTTGAAGGATCTTATACACCATATCACGAGACATTCTGCAAAACtatgattattaatttttaagattagtgtttatttttacaggTTTTTGACGTTTGCTACAAATCTGAGTTGGTGGTTTTTGGTACACAGTAACCCTTAATTCGGAAACTCAGCCAACAAAATTTCACCTAAAACcataaaatgtactgtaataatgatggtgtataaaatacttttgccTTGCAGAAAACCTATAAACTGTCGTCTATTATTTGTGTCGTTTACTATTAATCTCTTGTGGTAATAACTTTAGCGTTTTGTATATCGCTTCAGTGCTCCTCAAATCTACCTACCGTGTACCTACGTGCTTCTAGCTTTATATATACGTGGTACTACATAAAACTGTGTTATTTATCGTGTGTTTATATAGATGTGAGTATAAAGATGTTTTACCTGTGAGAAGTTTGGTACAGAGGCGGTCTTGCGCATTGTGATTGGCTGGCCTCGAGCCTGTTCGAGCTCTTTGACGGCGACGCTCTGTCGTAGTCTGTCTAGAGTCAGTATGCTTTCCACTGCGCTTACGCCTCGTGTgtatttttctgaaaataataagagccggatttataattattttttccatataactaataactaaattattataaacataatttgttaATCGTTTTGATTAGCTGTGTTTCTCGATTAAACCGAGGCAGAAAGACAATAATCTCGAGGTTCAGCCTACAGATTGCTTGAggaataacattattataaaacatatattttagtCAACACAACGATTGTCTGCAGATATTTCAGGAAACGTTTTCCTTACATCGCTATTATCAACAATTCAACTCTTGTATGGAAAAGCTATATCAACTAACCGATATAAGTTTCCCCATCAGCAGCACTGGTCTCTTCACCCGTAGCAGCGATCTGCGCAAGACTCTCTCTTTCTTCCAACTCCTCACTGGCTTTCGGAATGTTCGAGACCACCTCATAGGTCACGCCGGTCTGCGACAGCTGGTCCGTCCTGTCAACATAGTAACTAACcatttgtatattaaataagtCGAGATTGTTGGTCGGATACAATTAATTGATGTGGgtctttcattcattcatacttATTACTATAGAGCTACTAATAGGTATTTGAACAGATTTCTACTCCTACTATAACGGATAAGTGAATTAATCAATCTAACTTTCGAAACTACtcatttgattaaataaaacaatttcaataagtttagaacatttttacattacgaaagaaatattcaaacattCACAAAGAATAGACATACTAAATTCGTGAGCATCCACAGGATTTGTCGAAAGTGGCGATATAAAAAAGACAGAACTCAACATCTAAACCTATATCACAGCACGCTTCCCGAACATTTAAACCACAACCATCCAAAAAGCTCATTTCGACCTTTAATTCTTAGTCTTACGCGTTTTTATTAAGAAGCTTAAGCCCCAAATATGATTTTCAATTGGCCTTAATCCTTACACCTAAATTCTACAGTATCTATTGCTATGAAACCAAAGCGCCTGCCGCAACTACAATACAGCACTTCTCTCCCTTATACTACCCTTATATCTTACTCCCTTCACCCTcccatcataataaaattacgtaCCACAACAAAAAGGACATAAAAGGCAAGTTTTTCTTATATAAGCGTAACCAACCTGACGATTTTCTTCCGTATTCTATCGGTGAAGCTCTGCCGCTTGTAAATGTTTAATCCTAATCGTTTCCTAAGTATGAGATCCATTGGAGCGGGGTGCGACAGTCTCACTGTTGTCTTCAGTATCAGGTACACGCGTTCGTTGGCTAGAAACAATATAAGAATGTTATTTATGCTTTTATATTCACTTTGACCTTACAATAGAACGAACAAAGAATCGAATGTTTTCATCACCGAAAATCAATTAGttcaacttatttttatagtcCCACTAAACGTAGTTAATAATAACTGTACTGGTATACTTTTTAACCCCGTTCTATCTAGCTACTACGCATTTTTATTGAGAATCCATCGTTGCATGAGGTTTGAATATTTTGTACTGTAGCATTTCCTATGCATGGGCTCAAGGAACTGAAGACCGAACTTCCGAAAACGCAGGGCTCGTTATGTCATTTCAGTCTTTAATCGTTTATCTCACCTTCAGTGATTCGGTTGAGGTACTGTGAGTCGTGTATAGACGAGTCCCAAGAGGCGACGGCGGACACGTCACGGTCGTGGTGATGCAGGATCTGCAGCTCGTAGAACTTGTTGCCGTGCTCCTTGGGCAGGATCGAGTGCAGTCCGGCCACTGTCACCTCCTCGCCGCTTGGATGCGTTGTCAGGTCGTCCGCTAGAAATAAAATCGCATATCAAGTACACAGTCTTAAATACTTCTACACATTtccgttttaaataaaaaaaggcgGGACTAGCAGATGCTTACAAATCGCTTACAACTCGGGTTTACAGACTATAGAGTACAGCAAGATTGAAATGAAATGATGAGCTGAAGTCGGCCTTTTTTGTAGCCTTACCATTGAGGTCCAAGAACAGCACAGGGATATGATGTTCCATGCCGAGTGGTGGCACCCATGCGGCCGGCGCACCGGGAATCGGGCTGCCAGGACTGGGCACCAACACCttgaaagaaattattaattatgaacAGCTATagagcaaatattattttgaaagaacaTCATTGATTTAAAAATCCATGGTGCTGATGATCTTTAGTCTTTTTAGAGATTAACATGTGTACTGTGAATTAACTTACAGCGTTCCTTTCCTCAGTCAGCGAGACCCACTGTTCCACGAGCGACTGCTCGCGTTCCATATCACGTTCACTCTTCATTGACGGCGACATATTCACTAGtttctaaaacaataaagtttCGTTTAGTTTTCGAACTTATAAACAAAGACCTAGCTAGATTTAATATCGTATTATGTGATATACCTGTAGCTGTGCGTGTAAATGTTGTCGTCGACGGAAAAGCGCATCGCTCCACCTCTCTCGCAATACTGCCAAATCTTCGTCTTGATATGAATCCAAAGGCATTTGTAGACGTGAccttaaatttaaatacaaaaccaTTAGTGAAATAATTTGCACTGAGACTCAACAATACAACTATTCTGAAGGATTTATAAGCAGTTGTTTCGGATTTGGTCGTATTTGGTCTGTCTGTCCTTTGTCAAtgctttgtttgtaaaagatcCTTACCTGACGGAAACCGAGCCGACCTCGACGCTGAGTATCTGCTGGCACACGAGCGGCAACGTGCCCGAGTTGTGTGCGGGCCGCACGCGGACGGCGATGCGGCGCTGCTGGCCCTGCCGCAGCTGGTACACGCCACCCGTCCATACGTCGTTGCGTTGTACAACCTGGACGCACAAAATACTACACTTATAGGAAAAAAATTCGTTGAACTGGtgtattatttcttcttttctCTAAATCGTGGTTATAATATAGCCAATGTCGGTCACTCCTCTTCAAACACTAATATATTGAAGATAACATTACAGGTTACAGTTCCTCAAATTCGATTTTTGCAGAATCATTTGAATTATACGGAAATACACGTACACGAGCGTATACGCCATTATCACACGAACACATACCTATAAGTATTAACATACggaataagtaattaaaaaacgCAATATAAAAAACTTCAACAGATTCTTACCTCAACCGGCGCGTATTCTCCTTGATCATTGAGTTCATGGATTTCAACCCAAAGTTCAATCTTGCGCGTGAGTTCGGTCCAGCGGTCGGCGAGTGAGCGCGCTTTAGCGAGCTGTTGCTGTTCCACTTCCCAGTTGCCGCGAGCTCGACTGAACCCGGCCGAGCGGTGGCCCCATACTTCGATGGACAACGCACCCTCTGAAAGAAGAAGgattatagaataaataaaacatttttccatCATGAATTCGTTGACGCACACGTAGTTTACTAAGTCTgcgataacagttgttaagaaACATTGAACAGTATTATGAGTGTTCAAAAATTTACTGGGTATTTTAGGATCCCATTAGAATGTTTAGTCATTTTACTAACCTGCGCAGTGTTCAATAAACTCTTCAGTGAGCGGTATCGTAAAGTCTTTCCTATGATCGAATCGGAAGGTGACTTGTGGCTGGTGGCGGGGCGAAGTGGGCGCGGGAGGAGCAGCGGGCGGGGCCGCGGGCGGCGGCGTGTCTGCGCTCACCACGGGAGGAACTACCACGGGCTCCGagctgccgccgccgccgccgccgccccacACCGAGTACTGGCAGAACACGAAGTGAGACAGCGACGGCGGGAGGCCTGTTGCCTGCTTTATTGCTACGCGGATTGTTACCTGCAACAAATCATTCTCGTTTTAATTATTGGCATGCTACgagaaatttaaaaacattaaaatgtttccATAGTGTGCAAGCTTAATTTAATGATGAACGATAACGATTTCTATAAAAGTAGTGGTAATGTAATGGTACTCACTTGTTGAGTGGCGGACTCAGCAGGGTCATCATCGTCCCGCATATCGCCGGAACTGTCTGAAGCCGCTTCGCAAATTCTATCTTGAGGGAACTGGCCGGCCACTCTACTTATCTCCACCTAAAACAAACgataaaaaatagtattcaTTCGAATCCCGTCGTactacgtatattttttgtaaaattaatttttagtaAGAAAGgtaccttttataaaaaatattgaataatttaacgaACCTGCAATCTGCCAGCAACTTCACCTTGCTGGCTGATGATAGGCGTGTGATAGTCGAGAGTGACGTCATGGAACAGCGCCTCTAAGAACACGTTGGCGACGCCGATCAAGTTGTGGTTCTCTTGAGACTCGTAGAACGGGTCCAAGGTCGTTTCTTTTTGCTCTTGCTGCAGAGATacgaaaaaagaaaagttaaagTAGGTTTGCCTGAATGCATACCTTacattacacatacataatgCATATTGGATTTACGAATACTAGCTTATACAATGATAATTTGCTTGCATCTAAATTATAGTTGTTTGAagcttgttatttaaataatgcaaTATAATTTTCGATCAAAACCCTATCTAAGAAAGTCATTGCTTTTCTTAGAAAGCAAGTTAATTCGCTTACTTGAAGCATTGTGTAAATTAAAGCGAGACAAATCATTATCTAAAGCGTTGAAAGGTTGTGCTATTAGGAGCAAGCAATATAGATAACTTGTACTATAGTAAACTTATTCTAGGTTAGTATAAAAGTGCCGTCAATACTAACAGTCACCTCCTCGATATTGTCCTCTCCTTGTCGCTGTTGGCGTCGTCGCCATTCGTCGTACATCTCGCGCATGTCTACGAGCTTGTTGTCCAACTTCTCCATAGACCAGACCTGGCCGCTACGGCCGGG is a genomic window containing:
- the Khc-73 gene encoding kinesin heavy chain 73 isoform X6; this translates as MASDKIKVAVRVRPFNRRELELGTQCVVEMESQQTILQYPQSAHDKERKQPKTFAFDHCFYSLDSSLPNFASQKTVFECLGRDILDNAFDGYNACIFAYGQTGSGKSYTMMGAPGADEGGIIPRLCDSLFERIARQQSPPALTYKVEVSYMEIYNERVHDLLDPETTRRSLRVREHAVLGPYVDGLSQLAVTSFQDIDNLMTEGNKSRTVAATNMNSESSRSHAVFSVVLTQTLCDAATGVTGEKVARLSLVDLAGSERAVKTGAVGDRLKEGSNINKSLTTLGLVISKLADQSSGSKNKDKFVPYRDSVLTWLLKDNLGGNSKTVMVATVSPAADNYEETLSTLRYADRAKRIVNHAVVNEDPNARIIRELRQEVETLKEMLKHATIDFQGSPMGEDVHEKLAQSEHLMKEMSRTWEEKLVETGRIQSERQHALEKMGISVQASGIKVEKNKYYLVNLNADPSLNELLVYYLKDRTLVGSVSSADIQLSGLGIQPSHCQLLVEGGGLHMEPLGAARCFVNGTPVVSRVRLGHADRILWGNHHFFRVNCPKATAAASEPQTPAQPIDYNFARDEIMLNELSNDPIQTAISRLEKQHEEDKQVALEKQRQEYERQFQQLRNILSPSTPYPPYSYDPLKLGKMSACTPTTAARVERWAAERDDTFRRSLGRLKADILRANALVQEANFLAEEMRRNTRFSVTLQIPPQNLSPNRKRGAFVSEPAIMVKRPGRSGQVWSMEKLDNKLVDMREMYDEWRRRQQRQGEDNIEEVTQEQKETTLDPFYESQENHNLIGVANVFLEALFHDVTLDYHTPIISQQGEVAGRLQVEISRVAGQFPQDRICEAASDSSGDMRDDDDPAESATQQVTIRVAIKQATGLPPSLSHFVFCQYSVWGGGGGGGSSEPVVVPPVVSADTPPPAAPPAAPPAPTSPRHQPQVTFRFDHRKDFTIPLTEEFIEHCAEGALSIEVWGHRSAGFSRARGNWEVEQQQLAKARSLADRWTELTRKIELWVEIHELNDQGEYAPVEVVQRNDVWTGGVYQLRQGQQRRIAVRVRPAHNSGTLPLVCQQILSVEVGSVSVRSRLQMPLDSYQDEDLAVLRERWSDALFRRRQHLHAQLQKLVNMSPSMKSERDMEREQSLVEQWVSLTEERNAVLVPSPGSPIPGAPAAWVPPLGMEHHIPVLFLDLNADDLTTHPSGEEVTVAGLHSILPKEHGNKFYELQILHHHDRDVSAVASWDSSIHDSQYLNRITEANERVYLILKTTVRLSHPAPMDLILRKRLGLNIYKRQSFTDRIRKKIVSYYVDRTDQLSQTGVTYEVVSNIPKASEELEERESLAQIAATGEETSAADGETYIEKYTRGVSAVESILTLDRLRQSVAVKELEQARGQPITMRKTASVPNFSQLSQALENAAKNGNNIMRLDSSYECLAGLASGRSGSVADLADETPRSRAVHRHSYAAPAHNDPDMPTPTKPFGLGSFLSARPTFLNLNLNLNSLRLQTPNKSSPASGKLGLRMTTLHEEPGRRNDEDSHSEPESAPIDELTTPRSQRTRSRATSRGFLPTSKTLDSLHELACERVPNKNSPSISSSGYGSQAVSSTNLTNDDTLSIRSMSVDETPDFDKTMDYTHISRTKNSMLGLRNEITELRNDINDLKADIVESKQELDESLYEKAKTPVLTPGSRNRINPFLRDCEEAAKEEEQKGQLVDPLGALPVESAVLTSQSKSVDNAQLNGDANHDQTNDSNDVSHDTSFGEAEVESVSSEQSSQSAERSREASSVGESDSASPGPDQPVVKTQLPAGKVVRRRAGGSSARSAARASFPSGRPRSHHDPPPALHETPASSTERIGDDESSSESPALQAWMCVGESVQLRLSSSTGVIAYAGPTHFANGTWIGVELDAPTGKNDGSVGGTRYFECRARHGIFVRPDKLVQDRRGRSARAFRETELKRATSKGEGLHNLHRSRSRGDSINAVGTKTRVSK